The sequence AGCGCCCAGACCAGCGCGGCGATCAGCACGGCCGCGATGCCGAGGGCGATCAGGGGCGGGATCACCCACTCGAGGATCGCGTCGGCGAATTCAGGCATGCGCGCCCTCGGCGGGCGCCGCGGCGGCGTCGGCGGGAGCGGAGCTGGGGTCGTCGAGCAGCAGGAGCGCGCGCAGCTGGCCGGCGTCGTCGACCGCCGCCTGCGCGCCGTCGGACTCGTGCGGCCACGAGAAGCCCCAGCGCACGAAGATCACCGGGACCCCGTGGGCCGCGCCCCCCTCGACGTCGTGATGGCGGTCCCCCACCAGCACCGGCCGGCTGGTATCGGCGCCTGAGGCCTGCAGTCGGCGCAGGGCCTCGGCCACGATGTCGGACTTGGCGCTCAGCGTCTTCTCGTCGGGTGTGGCGCCGACGATCGCGGTGAGCGAGGTCGACAGGTCGAAGTGGTCCATCAGCGCGACGACCTGCACTTCGGGCTTCGAGCTCGCCGTCGCCTGCGGGATGCCGGCGGTCGCGACATCCCGGATCAGCTCTCCCATGCCGGGGAACAGCTTCGCGCCGGTCGAGTAGCCGTCGATCTTGTTCAGCCCGCGGTAGAACGTGACCGCCTCGGCCGCCTCAGCGGGGGTCATGCCGACGTTCACCTGGAACGACTCGTACATCGGCGGGCCGATCCAGTGCACGAGCTCGGCCCGGGTCGGCGGACGCTTGCCGAAGTGCTCGAGGGCGATCGTCAGGCGCCGCAGGATCCCCTCCGACGCGTCGACGATCGTGCCGTCGACGTCCCACAGCACGCAGGTCCATGGCGAGGGCGACGGTGTTCGGGTCGGCATGTGCTCCAGCCTAAGCGGGCCCGAGTTGACGTTGAGAAACCATGCGTAGGTTGAGACGTCACACGGCTGGTGGTTTCTCAACCTCCGCGTGGTTTCTCAACCTCGATGCGGTCGAGGGAGGGCGCGGGCGCGGTGGGGTGGGGCGGAGGGACCGAACGGGGCTCAGAAGAGGCGGGGAGCGCCGGACTCGACGCCCTTCATGCCGTCGTAGTCGAGGGTGACGCAGCGGATGCCGCGATCCGCCGCGAGCACCTTGGCCTGAGGTTTGATCTCCTGCGCCGCGAAGACCCCCGTCACCGGGGCCAGGTGCGGATCGCGGCCGAGCAGGTCGAGGTAGCGCGTGAGCTGCTCGACGCCGTCGATGTCGCCGCGGCGCTTGACCTCGACGGCGATCGTGCCGCCGGCGGGGTCGCGCAACAGCAGGTCGACGGGGCCGATCGCCGTCGGATACTCCCGGCGGACGAGCGTGAGGCCGTCGCCGATGACGTCGACCTGTTCGGCGAGCAGGCGCTGCAGGTCGGCCTCGACGCCGTCCTTCTGCAGCCCCGGGTCGATTCCGAGCTCGTGCGACGTGTCGTGCAGCACCTCGTAGATGCGCACCAGCAGCGCGTCGCCGGTCTTGGCATGCGTGACCCGCCAGTGCTCGAGCACTCCTGCGGCGGCGGACTCGGCATCCGGGATCTCGACGTCCAGGCGGCACGGCGGGCTCATCCAGTTCAGCGGCTTGTACGAACCGCCGTCGGAGTGCACCAGCAGCGAGCCGTCGCCCTTGTGCACGAGCAGCCGCGTCGCCAGCGGCAGGTGGGCGTTGAGCCGGCCGGTGTAATCGACGGAGCAGCGGGCGATGACAAGACGCACCTGACGAGCCTAGTCCGCGACCGGCCCGGCGCGGACTGCGCAGACTGCCCGTCGCGATACTGCGAGGTGCGCGCCTGGCACGGTCAGCCGAGGATGTCGCCGATCCTGTCGAACAGCCCGAGCTCGGTGGCGGCGCCCCGGGCGATGAGGAACCCGACGATGCCGACGATCCACGCCGTGTTCTCGCGGCCGGTGCGTTCCATCCAAGCCGCGAGGCGCGTCAGCGGCCGCTCCACGAGCGGGGCGGCGGCGACGCGGAGCACGAGCAGCACGACGGCCGGCAGCACCATGACCCCGCAGTACGCGGCAAGGGCGCCGAAGCGCACCGGCATCGCGATCGGCGCCTCGGCGAGCATGCCCATGGCCACGAGATACGGCAGCATCGTGGCGACCTCGACGAGGCCGGCACCGACGGCGACCGCCATGACCGCGGCCCCCGAAACCTCGGGCGCGAGGAGCCGGTCACGCCACCGCGTGAGGCGCGTCGGCGCGGGCTCGGCGGGGCCGGCGGAGCCTGCCATAGCGGCGCGCGGCACGCCGGTGACTGGCGAGAGGTCGTTCTCGGGCGAGGAAGTTGCGCCGATCCCGGTCGAGTGCGGGGCGGTCGCCGCATCCTTCACCTTCGCCGACGAGCTGCCGCCGATGAAGAATGACGACACGAGAAGCGCCGCGCCCACCACGAGGCGCGCGACCTGGCCCCCGGTCGACGACAGGAAGTCCTGCGCGACGTCGACGAGGTTCACGAGCCCGAGGGTGAACAGGATGCCCACCCCGAGGTAGAACGCCGCGATCGTGACCAGGTAGAGGAGCACCCGACCGACGCGCACGCGCCCGGGGGCGAGCAGCAAGAACACCGGGATCAGGAGCGTGCCGATGCTCAGGCCGTCGGCGAGTGCGAGCACGCCGAGGGTGATGGCGAGGGGTGTGTCTGCGAGGAGCTCCATCTGTCCACGCTCGCGTGACGCGCCCGCGCGCGGATCGGGCGGAAGGACGAGGCGTGCGAACCCGCCCTCGTCCTTTCGACGGATG comes from Microbacterium cremeum and encodes:
- a CDS encoding GAP family protein translates to MELLADTPLAITLGVLALADGLSIGTLLIPVFLLLAPGRVRVGRVLLYLVTIAAFYLGVGILFTLGLVNLVDVAQDFLSSTGGQVARLVVGAALLVSSFFIGGSSSAKVKDAATAPHSTGIGATSSPENDLSPVTGVPRAAMAGSAGPAEPAPTRLTRWRDRLLAPEVSGAAVMAVAVGAGLVEVATMLPYLVAMGMLAEAPIAMPVRFGALAAYCGVMVLPAVVLLVLRVAAAPLVERPLTRLAAWMERTGRENTAWIVGIVGFLIARGAATELGLFDRIGDILG
- the nucS gene encoding endonuclease NucS — translated: MRLVIARCSVDYTGRLNAHLPLATRLLVHKGDGSLLVHSDGGSYKPLNWMSPPCRLDVEIPDAESAAAGVLEHWRVTHAKTGDALLVRIYEVLHDTSHELGIDPGLQKDGVEADLQRLLAEQVDVIGDGLTLVRREYPTAIGPVDLLLRDPAGGTIAVEVKRRGDIDGVEQLTRYLDLLGRDPHLAPVTGVFAAQEIKPQAKVLAADRGIRCVTLDYDGMKGVESGAPRLF
- a CDS encoding HAD hydrolase-like protein — its product is MPTRTPSPSPWTCVLWDVDGTIVDASEGILRRLTIALEHFGKRPPTRAELVHWIGPPMYESFQVNVGMTPAEAAEAVTFYRGLNKIDGYSTGAKLFPGMGELIRDVATAGIPQATASSKPEVQVVALMDHFDLSTSLTAIVGATPDEKTLSAKSDIVAEALRRLQASGADTSRPVLVGDRHHDVEGGAAHGVPVIFVRWGFSWPHESDGAQAAVDDAGQLRALLLLDDPSSAPADAAAAPAEGAHA